The genomic DNA CTCTTGTCCAGACAGCTGAAGGTGCGTTGAGTGAAATTAACTCCTTGCTTGTGAAAGTGCGTTCACTCGCTATCGATTCAGCCAACACCGGTGTCAATGATAGTGACGCGTTGTCCGCGAATCAGGCGGAAATCAACAACGCTCTCGATACAATCAATCGGATCGCCAACAACACTCAATTCTTGACAAAGAAATTGCTGGACGGCTCGGCTGGAGTGAATGGAACTCCGAACGACACAGATGTGAGCTTCCTGGGAGCCACTTCCAAGACATCGGCCGGTTCCTACAACGTTGCGATCACGACCGCAGCCGAAAAAGCACACGTCTCCAATGGAACAGCACAATCGTCTAACCTGGCTGCCGCTGAAGAATTGACTGTCAACGGGACTGTCATCACCCTGAATGCAGGGTTGTCACAATCTCAAGTGATTGACCGAATTAACGAATTCTCCAATCAAACCGGTGTCATCGCTGAAGATAACGGTGGGAACACTCGACTTTACAGCTCAAACTATGGATCTTCAGCATCAATCAGTGTGACTTCGGATACCGCAGCTGCTGCCGACAGTTCAGGTTTCGGAACCGCGACCCTGAGTGATACCGGACTGGATGTCGCTGGTACAATTGATGGCGTGGCAGCATCTGGAAGTGGAAACACCTTGACCGCTACGTCTGGAGCTGCCCAAGGACTTCAACTCTCCTTTGCGGGTGATCCAGCCAACGCCACTCAAACAGTCACAGGGGCACAAGGTAGCGTCACCGTGACTGACAACTCGTTGACATTCCAGATCGGGCCAAACGCAAATCAAACGGCCCAAATCTCAATCAATCGAGTCAATCCGTCATCTCTAGGTGTTGGAGTTTCTGGAAATCAATTTGCCAATCTGGACCAGATTGATGTGACCACAGGAGCCGGTTCACAAGATGCCCTTGCGGTCATCGATGCAGCCATCGACGACATTTCAAACCTGCGAGGAGACTTGGGGGCGTTCCAACAGAATACGCTCAGCTCCACAGCGAACAACTTGCGAGCGACGTTGGAAAACACCGTCAACGCTGAGTCTGTCATTCGTGACACCGACTTCGCTGCGGAAATTGCCAACTTCACACAACAGCAAGTTCTCGTTCAAGCTGGAACTTCTGTTCTTAGTAACGCTAACCAATTGCCACAATTGGTTCTCTCGCTCCTCGGATAACTTTCACTCAGATCCTCAAACCTGACTTGAATCTCTCAACCTCTGAGCATTCGTATTCAATCAAGTTTGCGGGTCCATTTTCACTTCGAATGTTTTCTCCAAACCCGTTGAAGAACAGATTTCTTCAACGGGTTGATTTGAATAATAAAAAATAGGATGTCGCCCCGAGGCAATCGACTCAGGGATTCGAAGAACAGGTGAAACAATGATTACGATTGATGGACTGATCACAGGAATTGACACCGAAACGATCATCGATGGACTACTGGAAATCCAGAAGAACCAGATCGATCGCTTGCAACTTCGGCGGCAAGGCATCGAAGCGAAACAGACTGCATACGAGTCAGTGGAGGTTCAACTTGTCTCGTTGAAGTCCATTGCCGATCGACTCTCTCGTCCGCAGGCAAATGTCTTCCAAAGCAGAAACGTTGAGGTGAGCGAAGAAAACGCCGTCTTCGCAATCGCCAACACAAATGCCAGCACCGGGACCTATCAAATTCACATCGACAGCCTCGCCAGAGCACATCAAGTTGCATCCACTGGTTTTTCCGAAACCCACTCGGAAATCACACAAGGAACGCTGGACATTCAAGTCGGGGACGGAGACTTGAAAACGATTACCGTTGATTCATCGAATAATTCGCTGCAAAGTTTCGTGGACGCGATCAACAACGTCAAAGCGGGTGTCACCGCAACATTGGTCAACGACGGTTCAGCATCCGGAACACCACACCGAATTCTTTTGACAGCCAATAAGACCGGCGAAGCAAACCAAATTACGATCACGAACAACCTCGCCGCGAGCACTGGAAGTGCCACTCAGCCGGACTTCGATTTTGACAATCCAGTTCAGTCTGCTGACGATGCCCAAGTCCGACTCGGAACAGGCCCAGGAGCGCTGACAGTTCAAAGCGCCTCGAATGAAGTGAAAAGTCTCATCCAGGGAGTCACTTTGAATCTGCTCGCAGCTGATTCAGATCAGGAAGTTCAAATCCGCGTCAATCCAAACACAGAGCCTGCAACGACAGCCATTAACGATCTCGTCGACAGCTACAACGCGATCATGGATTTCGTCGACGATCTTGTTCGATTCAACCCCGAAACGGACCAGGCCGGCTTATTGATCGGAGACCGGACTGTTACTGATATCCAGAACGAAATCCGGTCAGCGATCCTCGATGTTGTTCCAGAAGTTGGAACAAGTGCAAATCGTCTTTCAGTCCTTGGAATCTCGATCAACAACCGAAGTCGCTTAACCATCAATGCGACGCGTTTAGAAGAAGTCCTCGCCGGCAGAGTTGATGGCATCACGGAGTCCGATCTCCAAAATCTGTTTGCTTACAACCATCTCAGCACCAATCCCAGTGCGCCCACGGGAATCGGAACCCGATTAAGCCAACTGATCGATGGCTTCACAAACATCGAATCGGGAGAACTCGGCTCTGTCAAAGAGAGTCTCCTCGACCAACTGACGAGCCTGGACAATTCGATCGACCGTCAACAACGGATTTTCGACAACCAACAGCAGGATTTGATCGCACAGTTCGTTGCTCTCGAATCATCGATTAGCGAACTCCAAACCACCAGCAGTTTCCTCTCTTCACAACTCAGCAACCTTGGGAAGATTGGAAAATAAAAGCGGGCTTTTTGCTTCTTGAAGATCGTGCCGTTCGAATCATCAACTGCTTAAGAGTTACTCCAGTTACTTACAGCAATCCGTCAAGCGCCCAACAGCTAGAGCTTTTTTGAAATGATGGACGCATTCCGCCTCGTGGCGAGGAGTCTATCAACTGAGGAAAGCGACCTTCGTACATCACATGGATTTTGTTTCAGGATCACCCTTAACCTCGTAGCCATGAAAATGAACCCTCTTCAAACGTATCGTCAGAGCCACCAAAAGAACTGGACCCGCATCGACATGTTATTAACACTCTACCGAGAAACAGAATTGTCTTTGCGATCAGGAATTGACGCACTGAGAGTTGCAGACCAGGTTGAGTTCACGCTGACTCAACTCCGATCAATCAAACTTCTCTTAGCGATCATTGACGGAATTAAGCCTGAATATGACGATCTCTCTCGAAACATCTATCAGCTTTGCTTGTTCATTTTTCACCAGGTCTCCAGAGAGAACATCGAGGGGCTACAAAACGGTTTGCGTGTTTTGGTCACACTTAAAGAAAGTTTTGAAGCGATTGAAAATGAGTCCAGACATCTCGAAGCAGAGGGAAAGATCCCGCCCCTCGATTTCGATTTGGACGGTACACTTGCCGTTGGCTAACGCAGTCTGCGGAGAGGCGTTCAAATGCTGCCTCGTGGCGAACTGCCTATGAGATCGCGAACCGACACTCACGGGCACGAAGAGCATTGGAAATGTTCTAATTGGTGGACTGATCGGTTTGGAGAGTCTTTCTCGAAGCCGTTGGTGGGACGAGGATGAGCGTCGTCAAAACCAGTGCTCCGCAAAGGGAATAGCAGGTTGTGAAAACCCACCATGGAGCATCGAAGAACAGCAGGAAGTGGACCGATCTGCCTATGAGGCTTTCACCATCAAACGGTTGTTGTGCAAGCGTGCGAAGTTCGCGTTCCCAAACGGTGAGTGGACAGGTAATCCCGGCCCAGGCCTCATACACAACGATTGCAATCATGATCAGGTGAATGCTTCGGAACCAGGGATTTCGGACCCACTTCCATTTTAAAAAGTAGCCGAACAAGATCATGAGCAAACCGATCACGATCACTGCTGCATACGCGATATGTAGCAATGCAACGAAATCAGCCAGAACGCCAAAGATTGCGATATCCATACTTCACAGAGACACATTGGCAGCATTTTATTCCAAGCTTCGGTGGGAAAACTCCTGAATATGCAAGTTGTACGGATTACTCGGTGGGGGCAAGTCCACGATTCGCTTCAAGTGAAAGATGTTGGTCCTACGACCGGTACAAGTGATTTCGAGTCTCCACAATGAGGATGAAGAGCGTTTGACGGACCGGTTCTCTGACCTAGGCTTCAGAATTCCCGCACACTTCGCCCGCAGATCACTCAAACCATCTCTTCGATCCGCTCACAGGAACAGGTCAATTCAATTATGTCCACGTCTCTCTCCCCAAACGTGAACACTCTGAGCTATCTGAACTCACATCCGATGGAGTCGTCCCGACTCTTAAATTCGTTGATTGAAATCGTTCAGACTGTTGAGAATTCCCCATCGGGAAACCCCATTGATGAAATCATCAATATACACATCTTAAGACGCTTACTCACCGCGATTCATTTCCGTGATATTCAAACACTGAAACATTCACGTCGAGTCGGCATCATCAGCGTCGGAATCGGGTCTCGATTGGGTTGGGAAGATTCAGAGCTTCGACTGATTGAGATCGCTTCACTTTTGCATGACGTTGGAAAAATAGGAATTCCAGACCATATTTTGCATAAGCCAGGTCGCCTCAGCCCGGATGAAGCCGAATACATCGCGTCTCACCATCGAGTCGCCATTGAAATCTTGCAGGCAACTCAGGCCAGCCAGGAACTCATTCAAATCGTGGCTCAGGCTCACGGAGTCAAGGTCGACACCGGCGACTCGAATGAGAAAAACAGTAGCTTAGGTGCAAGGATTCTGGCTGTTGCCGACGCTTTTGAATCTCTTACTTCAGCAAGATCTTATCGTCCCGCCTTTGATGAAAAGAGCGCGCTGAAAATTCTCCACGAACAATCGGGAAAAGAATTTGACCGAAACATCGTCGCGGCTTTAGAAAGATGGTTAGACAGTCATGAGTCACGTGGGTTGCATGATGATTCCGCCGCAGAATCTGCTGTTCAAGCAAATGCCCCCACAACAGATTCTGCAAAAGCCAACGCAGCCTGTTTCTGTCAGCTCTTTCAGTATCTCCATTTGATGGAGAGTCTTTACGACGCTTTTTATCTCATCGATGAGAAGCGGCGAGTTGTGATATGGAGTATGGGAGCAGCGAAGCTGTTTGGATTTCCCGCAGTCGATCTGATCGGCCAGCCGTGGCATCGCTCCGTAGTGACTGCCGACGGCCCCAAACCGGACCCAGTCGAAATTGCCTTCCAAAGCGCAAAGTCAAACTGCCACACTTTGACGCTCAAAGATATTGATGGAAACGATCAGGAATTTGGTGTTCAAACAGTTCCAATTCTTGACCTCAACCAGCGAGTTGTCGCCACCGCAGAATTGATTTGCGATGGGAATGAATCCAAAAAACATCGCGGTCAATTTCGTAAACTTCACATGGCAGCCACCCGGGATGCACTGACCGGAGTCGTCAACCGAGGTGAACTCGACGACAAAATGATTCAAGTGTTCAACAAATGGAATGCAGAACCGACGATTCCATTCAGCATCGTCTTTCTTGACATTGACCACTTCAAAGAGATTAATGACCGACTCTCACATTCCGTCGGAGATCGAGTTTTAATCGATGTGGCTCGGCTGATTCAGGACGAACTCTATTCCGGAGAAATCGTAAGTCGATATGGCGGAGAAGAGTTCGTCATTTTATGCCCGGAAACTCCTTTGGAAACAGCACTTGAACGAGCTGAACGACTTCGCCGAGCAATCATGGGAACAAAGATCGCGGAGAGAGAGGACTTGCGGGTGACTGCGTCATTTGGAGTTGCTCAGGTCGAGAAAAATGATGACCCTGAGTCACTGATGAAAGCCGCAGATAAGGCACTCTATGAGGCCAAGAACTCAGGCCGAAACAGAACTTGCCACCGAAAAGTCAGTGCTGTTCAGAATGCTCCGACCGCAGAGCAAAAGAAACAATCAGACTGGATTCACCACGCTGAAATCACCACATGTGTTGCGAGTTCGATGCTGCACATCAAGTTAAAGGGATACGTTCTCGACAACATGGCAAAAATCCTCGACGTCAAAGAGGACTCGCTGCTCCTGCAAGTTGGCGCCTCTGGTCTACTCGGTGGTTGGGGAAACAAACAGGATCGGCAACCGGTCAAAGTTCGAGTCGAAATTCACGAACTCCCCAACAACGAAAAAGTCTCTGGCACCAGACGCATCCTATTGAAAACAATCACTGAACCGATTGGGCGTCCCGCCAAAAAGGAAACGTTTCACACACGCGCGTCGATCGTGGTTGAATCTCTTCGGTCCTATCTCATCGCAGACTGAGAACTCTGGAAATTCAGAAGATTGCTGAATCAATTGAAAGAATGTTTTTGTCTCCGCCAACAAAGGGGACAATCAGAAATCGCATTCAATTCAACAAGACAGTCCTCGCAAACCAATTTGAGAACAGGTTCTAGAGAAACGCGTTATTCACAGCCACAAGATAGAGCAAAATTCTCTAATTAGCTGAGGCTTCTTCGGTGTATTGAGCTGCATCCAGCACTCCACCTTCCTGATGCGCGTCGCGAAAGAAGTTTCTCATTTCGATCATAGGAGGACCGAGAAGCAGAATCAGGACGGGGGGAGCGAGACACAACACGACAGGGAACAGCATCTTGATAGTCGTCTTGTTTGCCTTTTCTTCCGCACGCTGCTTCGCATGCTCTCGCATACCGTCTGAAAACTCTGTGACAGCTTGAGCTACGTGAGTTCCTGTCCGCTCGGCCTGACTGACAAGGCTTGCCAATGAACTCACATCTTCTGCTTCCATTCTCTTGGCAAATTCTTTTAACGCTTTTGTCATCGTATCCGCATCTGCGTGGCGGCGGACAACTTCAAGTTCGACAGCGATATCAGGATGGAAAAATTCGATCTCACGTGAAACTTTGTATAAGGAATCACGCAGGGGAAGACCGCCGGTGAGACACATCCGAACAACATCCAGTGCATCCGGAAGTCCTTTTTGGACTCGGCCAAGTCTTGCTTTCGCTTGGACACTCACAATGACTCGAGGAACGATATACGCGAAAACGATGGCACCGAGAGTAATGTAAAGAATTGTTTTGGGGAGATCTGTTGTTGGAGGAGCTGCAACCGCC from Thalassoglobus polymorphus includes the following:
- a CDS encoding flagellin N-terminal helical domain-containing protein, with protein sequence MGLSIANNVASLNAQNNLTRANERLTTSVERLSSGLKINRGADGPAALVISEKQRAQIAGLEQSIQNAEKAVSLVQTAEGALSEINSLLVKVRSLAIDSANTGVNDSDALSANQAEINNALDTINRIANNTQFLTKKLLDGSAGVNGTPNDTDVSFLGATSKTSAGSYNVAITTAAEKAHVSNGTAQSSNLAAAEELTVNGTVITLNAGLSQSQVIDRINEFSNQTGVIAEDNGGNTRLYSSNYGSSASISVTSDTAAAADSSGFGTATLSDTGLDVAGTIDGVAASGSGNTLTATSGAAQGLQLSFAGDPANATQTVTGAQGSVTVTDNSLTFQIGPNANQTAQISINRVNPSSLGVGVSGNQFANLDQIDVTTGAGSQDALAVIDAAIDDISNLRGDLGAFQQNTLSSTANNLRATLENTVNAESVIRDTDFAAEIANFTQQQVLVQAGTSVLSNANQLPQLVLSLLG
- the fliD gene encoding flagellar filament capping protein FliD, producing the protein MITIDGLITGIDTETIIDGLLEIQKNQIDRLQLRRQGIEAKQTAYESVEVQLVSLKSIADRLSRPQANVFQSRNVEVSEENAVFAIANTNASTGTYQIHIDSLARAHQVASTGFSETHSEITQGTLDIQVGDGDLKTITVDSSNNSLQSFVDAINNVKAGVTATLVNDGSASGTPHRILLTANKTGEANQITITNNLAASTGSATQPDFDFDNPVQSADDAQVRLGTGPGALTVQSASNEVKSLIQGVTLNLLAADSDQEVQIRVNPNTEPATTAINDLVDSYNAIMDFVDDLVRFNPETDQAGLLIGDRTVTDIQNEIRSAILDVVPEVGTSANRLSVLGISINNRSRLTINATRLEEVLAGRVDGITESDLQNLFAYNHLSTNPSAPTGIGTRLSQLIDGFTNIESGELGSVKESLLDQLTSLDNSIDRQQRIFDNQQQDLIAQFVALESSISELQTTSSFLSSQLSNLGKIGK
- a CDS encoding DUF2784 domain-containing protein — protein: MDIAIFGVLADFVALLHIAYAAVIVIGLLMILFGYFLKWKWVRNPWFRSIHLIMIAIVVYEAWAGITCPLTVWERELRTLAQQPFDGESLIGRSVHFLLFFDAPWWVFTTCYSLCGALVLTTLILVPPTASRKTLQTDQSTN
- a CDS encoding diguanylate cyclase, whose amino-acid sequence is MSTSLSPNVNTLSYLNSHPMESSRLLNSLIEIVQTVENSPSGNPIDEIINIHILRRLLTAIHFRDIQTLKHSRRVGIISVGIGSRLGWEDSELRLIEIASLLHDVGKIGIPDHILHKPGRLSPDEAEYIASHHRVAIEILQATQASQELIQIVAQAHGVKVDTGDSNEKNSSLGARILAVADAFESLTSARSYRPAFDEKSALKILHEQSGKEFDRNIVAALERWLDSHESRGLHDDSAAESAVQANAPTTDSAKANAACFCQLFQYLHLMESLYDAFYLIDEKRRVVIWSMGAAKLFGFPAVDLIGQPWHRSVVTADGPKPDPVEIAFQSAKSNCHTLTLKDIDGNDQEFGVQTVPILDLNQRVVATAELICDGNESKKHRGQFRKLHMAATRDALTGVVNRGELDDKMIQVFNKWNAEPTIPFSIVFLDIDHFKEINDRLSHSVGDRVLIDVARLIQDELYSGEIVSRYGGEEFVILCPETPLETALERAERLRRAIMGTKIAEREDLRVTASFGVAQVEKNDDPESLMKAADKALYEAKNSGRNRTCHRKVSAVQNAPTAEQKKQSDWIHHAEITTCVASSMLHIKLKGYVLDNMAKILDVKEDSLLLQVGASGLLGGWGNKQDRQPVKVRVEIHELPNNEKVSGTRRILLKTITEPIGRPAKKETFHTRASIVVESLRSYLIAD
- a CDS encoding type II secretion system F family protein, encoding MNFVDIATIIGFTASSLVVLLAGMTIIRARQRVRNIAEVGPRTTKYKVSKLRLSLAGAIPGLSGEFESLSRDLKRAGFYSPNALVEYLAARNFIVVIFMIVGGGMAVAAPPTTDLPKTILYITLGAIVFAYIVPRVIVSVQAKARLGRVQKGLPDALDVVRMCLTGGLPLRDSLYKVSREIEFFHPDIAVELEVVRRHADADTMTKALKEFAKRMEAEDVSSLASLVSQAERTGTHVAQAVTEFSDGMREHAKQRAEEKANKTTIKMLFPVVLCLAPPVLILLLGPPMIEMRNFFRDAHQEGGVLDAAQYTEEASAN